Proteins found in one Aspergillus chevalieri M1 DNA, chromosome 2, nearly complete sequence genomic segment:
- a CDS encoding uncharacterized protein (COG:S;~EggNog:ENOG410Q05F;~InterPro:IPR012337,IPR008906;~PFAM:PF05699;~go_function: GO:0046983 - protein dimerization activity [Evidence IEA]) translates to MHQPSTSPTSELEMLLNSTTPRSQHSQTRKNNDELTQYLERGLVYTPPRLFWKEHELEFPALSSLARDILSIPASGAGVERLFNSARDICHYRRGNLKSDTIKDLMMYMCTSKFEIKQEELDLIKEYLSAGEITGIEEEKALSQPQEDLEPISDNEEDDILYNSQPAAPSERALGKRCRSISSEPRDEIDHELDDDDGDHPLPNIPEEKSSMQARSRRVRKQPKMPAGFEIDRY, encoded by the exons ATGCATCAACCATCTACAAGCCCTACTTCTGAGCTTGAGATGCTACTTAACTCTACAACCCCCAGATCTCAGCAttcacaaacaagaaagaataatgatgagcttacacaatatctagagagag GTCTTGTTTATACTCCTCCAAGACTcttctggaaagagcatgagctTGAATTTCCAGCACTATCAAGCCTTGCTCGGGATATCCTTTCTATCCCAgctagtggtgctggtgttgagcgcCTCTTTAACTCTGCTCGTGATATCTGTCATTATCGTCGAGGAAACCTCAAATCTgatacaatcaaggatctgatgatgtatatgtgcacatcaaagtttgagattaaacaagaggagctagatttgataaaagagtatctctcagctggtgaaattacaggcattgaggaggaaaaagccctctctcagccccaggaagatttggaaccaataagcgacaatgaggaagatgatatactATATAACTCACAGCCTGCAGCACCTAGTGAGCGTGCCCTAGGGAAACGATgcagaagcatttcttctgagccaagggatgagatagaccatgagcttgatgatgatgatggtgatcatcctctacctaatataccagaagaaaagagtagtatgcaggcacgttcaagaagagttcggaaacagccaaagatgccagctggctttgaaattgatagataCTAG